A region of the Oenanthe melanoleuca isolate GR-GAL-2019-014 chromosome 14, OMel1.0, whole genome shotgun sequence genome:
AGTTTCACAACTCTCAGGTGATGAAAGGAGCTGTAGTCATGGTTTTGCTGTCAGTAGGGGGAGagggctgtgacacagcagggaaggCACTGTGTGGGAGTAAAGCATCTCTGCTTAACCTGTTGGTGCCCTGCTGTTTCAGAGAGATCCTCCTAACTCTAAAGCAAGGCTGGGAGGTTTAAGCACGAAGAGACAGAAATGGAATTGCTGTTGAGcacactgtgctgtgccagtgctcagctgtgttCTCCTGCCCAGAGATGCTGTACCTGTCACAGTCCAGGACGCTGCTCACCCTGTGAGCGATGGTCAGCACGGTGCTGGCTCTGAACTGAGCCCTCAGCATGGACTGAATCTGGACATCAGTGTCTAaatccactgctgctgtggcctCATCCAGAATGAGGATCTTGGCTTTTCTCAGGAGTGCTCTGGCAAGGCAAACCAGCTGTTTCTGACCAGTGCTGCAAGTAGGAAGAGGGATGGTAAACTGAGGCCAGTAGTCACTTTTCCTTGGGGTCAGAACAGATGATACATTTGAAATCTATAATGGAAAGGTGGCTGTTCCCTTTCTCTGAAAGGGTGATTGAGGCTGGTGGCCCTGCAGGTAGGTAACAACATGAAACAGCCtaaggaagggaagggaaggtaTTGCTGTGGCACCCAGAAGAGCTGCACTTGGAACAAATGGCAGGGTTTCAACTACTGCACAAATGCAAACCACCACCATGACTAAGTCTGAAAGGTCTTCCTTCGTGTCTTATGATTTGATTTCATACTGCTAAACAGGATAGTAATGCAGCAGTTTGCAGTATGGAcatcattaattaatttttaattttttttttaaggaattggCCTCCTCATCCAACCAGGAGAACCAGTTCTCCTAGgccaggggctggcactgccctgccactgTCTTTCTGCAGATAAAGGTACCTTAGGTTTTCCCCTTGGTCAGTGCACTCAtattccagctgctctggcagatCTGCAACAAAGTTCTTGAGCTGAGTAAGTTCCAAAGCTGTCCAGATGTCTGCATCAGTGTATTGGTTTAATGGGTCGAGATTCATTCTTAGGgagccagaaaacaaaactggatCCTGAGCACAGAGACAGTACAAACAACTCctgaaattaattataaaaatgagCTCTGGGTCCTGCCTGCTGGGTGAGAATATGTTTAATGGCAGATAAACATGGTATAGAGGTTATTTCCAACTTGGAAATTGCTGAATGTCCCTTCTCTCCCAGAATCTTTATAAACCCTTCCCAGGTGTTCAAGACCCTGCTCAAGGATTTTGGGAGTGGGTTTCATACCTGGGGAATGACAGTGATCTTGGTTCTGAGGTCGTGGAGGCCTAGCTGGGCAATATCCTGTCCATCAATTAGGATGGCTCCTTCTGCAGCCTCCACCAATCtcagcagccccactgccaggctggatttcccagctcctgttctGCCAGTTATGCCAATCTGCAAAGTGCAAGGGAAGGACTTTGGTTTTGATGTTGATTGTTTTCTCACAGCTGCACAAACGTGTCATGTAGTTCCTCTTGGCCTTTTGATGAGAGACAGCTTTGCACAGACCAGATCCTTGGGGTTATTTGTGATTCACAGTCTGGCACTACTTTCTTAAATGGAAGCATTTATAGTTTGTAATTGTTTTGAATGAAAAGGAATCACAAAAGCCTTTGGGAAGAATAATTACAAGAGTTAACAGTTGAAACAGGGCCTTCATTTGGAACTAGACTGAAAAAAGGGATTCCTGTGCTGTAATAAGCTGGACAAGGTGTGCAGTGTGGGAGACAggctcctgctgtcctgcagctgccaggctgcagtagctggtgcaggcagggctgtgtccctggctctggtcagtgctcagcactgctcacatGCTGAAGGAGGGGTTTTTACCTTCTCTTGCCCGTTGATGCTCACAGTGACACCCCTCAGTGCTAACTCCAAACCTGGCCTGTAGCACAGGCTGTAGTTTCTGAATTCAATCCTTCCCTCAGTGGGCCAAACCTGCCCTTGAAGTTTGCTCTTCAGAGTCCCAGGTGCCTGGAGAGATGGaagcaaacagcagagctgaaggcTGATTTCAAGGCTGATGTGAATTACCCAATCAAGTGCAATACTGGAATGGGAAGTTCATGAAGAcatctgtgccagctgcccccCAGTCTCTGCTGTTTCCAAACCAGGAAAAGGCCTCTAACTTTTATACTGAAGATGTTGGCTTTTTACTTTATCTGAAGGTGCCAGTCAGattttctttactgaaaatGGGGATGAATGTTTGCTTGCATGTCAGAGTTCTGACATTGAGTAGTTCAATAACAAAAATTTATATGCCTCTATAAACAGGACTGTGAAAGCCTCCTCTCTCAGGGCAGCATatggaaatacaattttaatgATTACAGAACAAAAATTACTGCACTGGAGACCTTTAGCAGCTAGAAGGCTATCTAGGAGCCATTAGTCATCAGAGAGTTGCATCTGAAGTCACATAATAAATACTCCAAATATGGGCAGGAAATGTCTCATTCCATGAGTGTTAACAAGTGAAGCTATTTTAATGGCAATCCAGTGCATAACTGTCTGAAGGAAATCATGATCAGAGGTTATAAAACAAATCTAGTTAGTTGGATAAAACTCAAATACTGCAGTTCTTTAAAGGAAACATGACTGGCCTTTTAGAAGGGGAAAAGCAGGGGAACAGAAGAGTTACTAATTGAGTTTGCAGAGATGCTCAGCCCCTCCTAGTAAGGTCAATAGTGGATCAGCTACCTCCTTAGGAGTCCTCAGGTACTCTCTGACTCTCTCCACAGAGACAATGTTGTTCTCTACTTCTGTCCAGGAGCGAACCATCCAGTTCAGAACACCAGTTATCTGCACATTGGAAAGGAAGCACTGGGGCAGGTCAAatcagccctgagctgtgctcaggagTTACCTGTCTTACTGTTTATTTCTAAAGATCTCCTCATCAGCTAATTATATCAGATATTAGATTACATCAGAAAACCTTAAAATGCTAAAGTGAAAGCCAGGTCCTGCCAGAGACTCTTCAACATGTTTATAGAGAATGAAATGCTACTGATTTGGGTGCTAAAACTTGGTGTAGCTATTTTTTAGGCTCTTATGCAGCTAGTCTATGAGCAAGTAAGACAGGTACTGGAGACCTTTGCTTCAGCTGCCCAGGGCTTGCTTTGACTTATATTTAAGTTCAGGTgcaggaggaagaagatgaCCCATACATGTGTTAATGAGGTTCATTCCCTAAGGGGCCATGTGCTCTGGATTTCAGCAATAACAGCAGGATTTGGCAGGAAAAGGCATCTAGAAAGGCACAAAAATAGTTcataatagaaattaaaatgcagttgCTTTTGGTAAAGGTAAGCATGGTATCATTTCCACACTGGCTTACCTGGAGAGCATAGGAGATGGAGAAGCCAGCAGttcctgggctgagctgagtCCTGCTCATGGCTGCAAACAGGGCTGCAAACAGCACCACGCCATTGCCCAGGAACTCCAGGTTTGTAGCAAGCcacctgcaggaggaggggacagagctgttGCTGGGTGccctctccctttctcccaACACATGATTATTTTACAGAACACtagtggagctgctgggcagatTTGTACCTGTCAGCAACAGCTCCAGGGAAGCAAATTCGCTGGTTCTCATCCACTAGGAAATTGCTCTTTGAAATAAACCTCTGCTGGTCTTTGTGAGCACGGATCACACTGCTGCCTTGGAAAGTTTCTGAGATGTGGGAATAGATGGGTGACCTGCTGGCAGCCTCCATGTGCCTCAGCTGGCAGGAGGTGGTGACATAGAAGTGCTGGTACAAGGGGAGTGAAGGGAGAGTCATTAGAAGGCTCATGTCTCTATGGGGGTACTCCACAGGAAATCTGGGAAGTGCTATAGTACATTCTATCCTCATGTCACAAAACCTCATGTGCATGTAGGAGATGCCCCTAAAGATGAGGCAGTGTTCCTAGCTCTGTTATGTCCTGTCTTTATTAGGAATAACCCTGTGGCTGGGGCAAAGGAGCTGTGAACCCACAAAAGCTCTACACTCAgtttctcctgcagctgagccctgctcaaTGGAGAACAGAGACACAGTTGCCCTCTCCTAATGCTCAGTATTGGCTGGCTAACATGGATGTATTAAAAAGTAGTGTAggaattctgcagaaaatgaaaaatgcctTTGGTATTCATGTGATTTACACTAAAGGACAGGAGGAATAAAGCCCTAGGTAGGATTTGCTTTAGACATCAAAAATGCACGAGTCTCTTTGTGAGGTCTCTTGGGTCCTTTGGAAGGCTGAGGTGATGTGGGAAAGGGACTGACATTACTCTTGCCCAGATGCAACATGAGATGATGAAACTCATTTCTGCATGCCTTCACTGCTAAGAAATGGAAGCAGGCtttctgcagggacagggctgtgctgctgcagcctctcctgcatCTGTGAGCTCCTACCTGGAATGCTGCATAAAGAACAGTCAAGGGCACTATGGCCACTGCTGCCCATGGTGTAGCCACCACAATCACCAGGTAGATCTCCAGTAAGTTGAAGAAGAATCCCAGCACAGACTTGAGCTTGTCAGGGATGACAGAATCAACAGCATCCATGTCCCTGGAGAAGCGGTTCAGCAGGTGGCCAAGGGGTGTTTGCTCAAAGAAGAGCATTGGGGATCTCATgacactgctcagcagctgcaggaacagctggtgGGAGGCTAACACaccccccagcagcactgctgctgtgcaggcaaACCTGCCAAGGGCTGTAAGAGGAAAGAAATCATTATTACTGGGTCTGAACAAACCCACCTTGGAGTTCTCCTTTGCAAGACTGTGATTTCCACTTAGCCCTGTGAATGCTGCATCACTGTGCATTCAGGAAGGTGCAAGAGGATGAAACCTCTCTTCACAGGAATTAAACCAAGCCTCAGAGTTGCAGGGTAAGCTGCCCTTTCTGTAGGGTAGTTACAGAATGACCAAAGACCTTCTAAGCCAGCTTGATGGGGGGCATGGATTCAGGAACTTAAACATGCAGGACAAATTATTCATTCATCACAGAAGAAGCTTGACTTGGATAACTTTAAATTTctcagtgaatttttttctttttaaatagagTGACCAAAAGAATTGTGgccattttaaaagaaaaacataaagaaagGTAAAAGTTTACaagtttctcttcttttttgtGTGACCTAAGCCAAGAATTCATTCAGCATGGAGAAGAGCCTTGCACTTTGATATAATTTGAAAAACCTGCACTTTGATATAATTAATTTATGCtggatgaaaagagaaaaacttttAGGGTTGGGGCCAAAAGCCCAGGAAGCTGAAAGCCCAAGGGTATGCACTTGTTTATATTCTGAGAAAACATCCTGGATATGGGAAAGGGAGGTGGGAATAGAGAGAAGAATTAAGAGAGCAACTGAAACCAACCTTGAACCACTCCTAATGCAGCAAAGACTCCcactctgagctgtgtgtgctgctgtgtcccatTGAGCACAGGGTCCCCTGCCCAGAGGCTGAGCCAGTAGCCCCTGGAGAAGGCCATGGCCTGCTGGCACGTGAAGGACAGGATGGTGtacacacacagggctgggccTGCTGCCTGCAGGTAGGCTGCATACACCCCAGCACTGACCTGGAGACAGgaacatgggggaaaaaaagaggagagcttgttagcaaaaaaaaaaaaaaaaaaaaaaaaaagcagctctgaggcaAGGAATGATTTATTATGGCATTCCTGTTATATGCCACAGCCATAGCAACCATGTTgattcttgttttgttttcctcatggATGAATAATGAAGGCATACTTAAAGAAATCATTAATGAATGATTATTATCAGCTGATGAAGGTTATGCAATAGGCTCATGTTAATTCTGGAATGCATGTAAGGCTTGCTTTATGTCAGGCAGTGGTTTTCCTGTGTTGTTGGAGTGAGAGATGACTGTCATGCTCACACTGGCTGCTTGTGTGGGGGCCTGCTGATCAGGGGAGGTCAGGAGATCTcagcctggctggtgctgggcttccctaaagaaaaaagcttttggGGTTTCTGCCTTATTGCTCTCATTTCTTCTCAATATAACATGTCCTTGTTGCAGTTCCAGCTCAGCTGACTCCTGGCCCTGCTTTAGCTGAGGCAGGGAGCTGACCTGCCTGCCATGGGTGTGTTATCCCATGGAATGTGTCCTTGCCTCTGCAGGAAGGTGCTGTGCTTACCCTGCTGTGCTGACTTCTCTCTGCCTTGGTTAATCCTCCActggtggctgcagcactggtACAGTCTTGACTCACAGGAATGGTCTCCTTTCTCACAGCAGATTTTAGTGAATCACCACTtcatgaagaaaacaaaaatcctttcAGTTTTTAGCCACCCATTCATCCCCAAATCCATGCCTGTTTTGAGGGCTGCAGTTTTCAGGCTCCTCCAGAGTGACCCCAGGCATTGTCCATGTTTGTCACAGGGACTGGGCTCTGCCAAACCACTGAGGAGCAGAGGCTTAAAGCATTCAGTGTCTGAGGCTGGTTGGGGTGAGTCTGACCTACAGCCCCCCAGGGAAGTGATCACAACCAGATGGATCAGGAGCCTGTACCTGAGCTCTGTTCTGCCTCCTTGTGAAATGCAGAAGTGTCAGTCAACTTCCACATTCAGGAGCAGGTTTTTACCTATTCTTgagttttgcttgtttgctcTTGTTATTAATTTACAGATCAATCTCAAACCTGTATCATACTCAGTAAGAGCTTCCATGTAGGCTTGTATGGGCTTCTGGAGTAAATTCTTCAGTGTCTCAGACTGCTTTAGGCTTACCTGAGGGGTTTCTCCTGAGAGGGACCATTTCCAGTGGTGACAGTGCCTTTGGTGTCTCCCATTGCTgtgaaataatgtatttttttctaaatgctttAGAATCCTTTTTTTGTTCTATATAGCCTTTGAAAGACAGGTAATATGGAGggaagattaatttaaaaattgtttctaaAGGTAGAAATATCAAGGTGAGACTTGTAGATTAGCACATATAGTGGGTAAGACTTTACTGCATGATTATTGTCTACTCCTATGGAGTCAAGAACCAATTTTGAGGTGATGAGTCAGCTGATTTGACAGGAATATTTTTCCCCACACAAAACAACACCTTACTGTGATTGGATCTCTGCTTTAATGTCCATAATAAAACAGATATGATATGAAGGGAACAACTGACTGATAGACTTAGGAAGAATGATTCCAACCCACCTGGGTTACCTGGAGAACCAGCACATGGCTTCTCCTCTGCAGTAACGTGTGAGTGAAGAAATTCTGCAAAGGCCCCATTTTTCTCTAGAAGTTCTTGGTAGGAACCAGTTTCTGAGATCATTCCATCCACCAGAAAAACAATGTTGTCCACTTGAGGCAAAATGTTAATTGTGTGAGTCACCAGCACACGAGTCTGCTTAAATAAAGAGGGAACAGTTACAATTGTTCTTCTGTCAGTACTTCAGTATTTCAGGATCAAATTTAGTTCTCAAAAATTCATCAGCCTGAATGGAATTGAAGggaatttccttttatttacatttctgaaCATATTTGCACAGATAAATGGAAGAAAGGacaagaaaagtaatttttccctAGATAAATTGGAATATTCTGCATTTCTAATATACAATCAAACCCTTTGAGTACACCTTAAGTCTGATACATTCTTCTTAGCCAGCCATTCTGTTTCAATACAATAATTATATTCTGATACTTGCAACCAGTCCTCATGGAGAGAAAGGTATTTATAATCAGATATGCCTTTTTTAATTGGACTTTCTAATGAAAGAAATTGCCTGCTTCATGTTTTCCTTCCATAATGGGAAACTGAACCATGTATTTCTAGGCAATTTCTAGTCTGAATCCAATAGAGCTGCCCTAATATCCCTTCTCATGTAACCATGTTTATTATCTAGATTGCTTGACAGCAGAGGAATactaaggaaaaacaaaacataaccAATGTGAAAAGAATGGAGAAGAAGTGTTTAAGAACATTTGGGTGAACTGTAAAGGTGCTACTGAACTATTCAAAGGTAATGGGATCAGATATGGTGACAGAATTTGGAAGAGATCAGGCAACATTCTGGGGGCTCTGCTAATTAGAGACATTGTGCAATTATCTGCAGTTCAGGTTTATAGCACACCTTGTCTTTCAGTAGACCATTGGGTCCAAGAACATGTTCAAAGATGTGCTGCCCAACGTGGGCATCCACAGCTGCCAGGGGATCATCCAGCAGGTAAACTGAGGCCTTCTGGTACACGGCCCGAGCAAGGCTCACCCTCTGCTTCTGCCCTCCAGACAGGTTGATTCCCTGCAAAAGATACTGACCCTGTTCATTCCAAAGCTACAGCATATTTCCTAACTGCTGACTCTCTTTTGCACTGAGGCTTTATGACTTCCTCATTTTTAAACCAGTGtatctccctccctccctccaaacaGGGCTCTTGCAGAGTCTCTTGAACAACTACTGTCTCCTGCAAAAGAGCACCCAAGAATGACTggttaaattaaattaaaccatGGCCCAACTTCCCAGAAATTCCTGAGAACCTACCTCTTGTGAgttcagtttttttgttttcatcacaGCTCCCAAAGCTGTACTTATTCAGAGATAGATGTTTTAAGCAGGACACCTGAAGTTGTAGCTACTCAGGCAAAACATAAACCCAAGGCAGTACCTTTTCTCCTATTTCACTCTTCTGCCCTGCAGGGAAGGTCTCCAAATCAGGGTGCAGTGCACAAGCCTCTGTCACTCTACTGAACCATGTTTCATCCATCTTTTTCCCAAACAGAATGTTATCTTCCACTGAAGCATTTAGAACCCAAGCTTGCTGGGGGACATAAGCTGCAGTGCCCTACAAAAGTGGAAAAATGTTAGCAAACCTTTCCATGAGCTCAACTTGACACTGTGGGAGCCCATCTTTGAAGAAAAGCTCTCTCAGTTGTGGAAATCTGGAATGCTCATTGCCACTGACAGTTCTCAGGAGGCTTTGCAAACTGTTACTGCCTTACAGGGGAGTCAACAGAGGCACAAGTACAGGATGCAGTTTAGCAGGATGACACTTCAGCTCACTGTCAGAGGGGAAACAGAACTGCATCTCTGAAGTACTATTCCAGCTCCTATTCCCAAAGTTCAGGCTCATCTGAGAGGTCTGCATCACCTGCATGGAATTAAATGTGGGCTGATACACACAGCCTGTGTTCAGATTCAGCAGTAAGTGGGTTTTGCTCAGGTACCTGATGGTGTGCTAATACTTTACAGCTCCTGCAAACAGCCTAATTAGCAGCCAATCTGAGGGGACAATTCACCTTCAGGGTGACACAGCCGTCGGTGGCCTGCAGCTCGCCCAGCAGcgctgccagcagggaggacTTGCCAGCACCCACCTGCCCAACCACGGCCAGCAGAGAGCCCTGGGCCACGCTGAGGTCTATGCTGTGGGGAAAAGAGCAGCCTCTTACCACATTGTGCATGcactttctgaaaagaaaataactgtaaTAGTTATCAAAACTCCTGCTGTTGTTGTGTATGTATTAAGTAAACCCCCTAATTTCATCCCTTCAGACACCTCCAACCAGAGAGTCTTCATCCACATTCCCATCTCAGTTTATACCCAGATCCTCACTCTGGAGACAGGCTAACCCAAAGCACTGGATGTAGAACATTCCTGAATATCAcaatttttcaaagtttttcttttctaaaatatgtCATATATAATATCTTTATTTCATCTATTCCACTTTTTTGCTTTGAATCACTGTAATTTCATATTTGGAcaagaaaagtttaaaaagaaaacagtctCCGTATACTAAAGCAACATCCAGATACAGGCACCTTCCCATTTATGTGCTCCTCAACAGAACagcaaaattatgttttatcTGATTCTATAATTTTCAGACTTCAACACTGAAGATGAAGCAAACTTAGAAGCCTCTGGATATTCTGCCCTGGTTTCACTTAGGCCCTGAGGAATCAGTTTATCCAGCATCCACCCTGACCTACAGTACTGAGAGATGACTAAGGGTAAGTCTGTACCTTCTAAGACAAGGAGAAGTTTCTTTGCTCCAGCAAAAAGTTCCATTCCTTATGGTGATACTTGCCTGTACTAAAACATGAAGAGAAACAGATCACTCATAAATGCAAAGATAGCTACAGAAATGTCCCAATTTATGTGATTTTATGTTTCAGTGTGTATTTAAAATCAACCTTTATTATGAAAAGAAGGGGTAAATCACCAGATTAGATTTCATTGTTAGAAATAATGAGGCCAGAGAGATAAAGTGACAGTAAGgggcaaatatttttctcttgacTATGGTAGACACTCTGAGTAGAAGCTGAACAATGGAAACTCCTCCTCTTAGAAGATGAAAGTGCAAACATAAAAGCTCACCACAGGCAGAAGTGTTTTTGTTTGAGCTCTCAGGATCCAGTTCTTCCAGACTCAGAAAAGCTGCTAAGCGGTTTAAGGAAACCCTGGCCTGGAatgaagcagcacagagaagaaaataagatttagAGTAGAAAGGGAGCAAAAACCCAAAGTGAAGCTTGAAGACCCACTTAGAATGTTGACTAATGCTATGTGCAGATGATGCAGGCTTAGATGGCCAAGGGCAGCTCTTCCTCATGTTACCTGCCTGTATTTCTGCTTAGCTTAGAAAAACCTGCAGATCCTTCCCTGTGCTTCTGCCTCAGTGAAATTGGTACTTTTCCATCCAATTCTTCCTGCAAACTTTCCAGTGATTGCTTCTGTACATGAAAATTTGTGACAGTCTTGGAGCATAAGAGGGAAATGAATTTCCTAATTTCTTACTGAACaattaattgcttttctctctggctTGGACTAGCAGCATCTCCCCTATGGAGATTTTGCTCCACTTATCCTGACTTCTGTGAGTAGAAACAGAACTGGAAGCCCCTATGAGATCTAATGGTGCTTGTGCTGAACTACAAAAGACTT
Encoded here:
- the ABCC6 gene encoding ATP-binding cassette sub-family C member 6 isoform X3 translates to MGAGSALCGPRGGDWNQTWHANIPGLPWCFESPIIACIPCAYLWISFPFYYWYLRHRNKGYIRMSCIFKAKMVLGFILVILCFSDVFFVVWEKSQGIPRAPAFFISPAVLGITVVLALFLTQAERMMGIRTSGVLLIYWLLSFVAALVMLSSKIQHALEKGFLEDYFHHVTTYLYTGLVLGQLVLFCLVDHPPFFSKADNNPNQCPEASSSFLSKITYWWFSGLLWKGSQHALGVDDLWPVRKQDSSEEIVAWAEREWKKCHSRTQQKMESATFKKSQKTDTGIAEAEETEALLQSKPSQSGPLLRMFWSMFGTYFLLSTVCLVICDVFLFSTPRVLRLFLKFIEDQAAPSWLGYFYAFSMFLLGCLQTLFEQHYMYRCLVLGLRLRTALTGLVYKKILVMSNASRKEATTGEIVNLVSVDVQKLMDLIIYFNGTWLAPIRIIICFVFLWQLLGPSALTAIAVFLLLLPLNFVITKKRSQFQETQMKHKDERAKLTSAILSNIKVIKLYGWEKTFMEKVQEIRKQELQALKRSQILFSASLVSFHSSTFLVTFVMFAVYTLVDNTHVLDAEKAFVSLTLINILNTAHSFLPFSINAAVQARVSLNRLAAFLSLEELDPESSNKNTSACVQASITIRNGTFCWSKETSPCLRSIDLSVAQGSLLAVVGQGTAAYVPQQAWVLNASVEDNILFGKKMDETWFSRVTEACALHPDLETFPAGQKSEIGEKGINLSGGQKQRVSLARAVYQKASVYLLDDPLAAVDAHVGQHIFEHVLGPNGLLKDKTRVLVTHTINILPQVDNIVFLVDGMISETGSYQELLEKNGAFAEFLHSHVTAEEKPCAGSPGNPAMGDTKGTVTTGNGPSQEKPLSGDSLKSAVRKETIPVSQDCTSAAATSGGLTKAERSQHSRVSAGVYAAYLQAAGPALCVYTILSFTCQQAMAFSRGYWLSLWAGDPVLNGTQQHTQLRVGVFAALGVVQALGRFACTAAVLLGGVLASHQLFLQLLSSVMRSPMLFFEQTPLGHLLNRFSRDMDAVDSVIPDKLKSVLGFFFNLLEIYLVIVVATPWAAVAIVPLTVLYAAFQHFYVTTSCQLRHMEAASRSPIYSHISETFQGSSVIRAHKDQQRFISKSNFLVDENQRICFPGAVADRWLATNLEFLGNGVVLFAALFAAMSRTQLSPGTAGFSISYALQITGVLNWMVRSWTEVENNIVSVERVREYLRTPKEAPGTLKSKLQGQVWPTEGRIEFRNYSLCYRPGLELALRGVTVSINGQEKIGITGRTGAGKSSLAVGLLRLVEAAEGAILIDGQDIAQLGLHDLRTKITVIPQDPVLFSGSLRMNLDPLNQYTDADIWTALELTQLKNFVADLPEQLEYECTDQGENLSTGQKQLVCLARALLRKAKILILDEATAAVDLDTDVQIQSMLRAQFRASTVLTIAHRVSSVLDCDRILVLENGRVAEFDTPEHLIAQKGLFYRLMEESGLA
- the ABCC6 gene encoding ATP-binding cassette sub-family C member 6 isoform X5; this translates as MESATFKKSQKTDTGIAEAEETEALLQSKPSQSGPLLRMFWSMFGTYFLLSTVCLVICDVFLFSTPRVLRLFLKFIEDQAAPSWLGYFYAFSMFLLGCLQTLFEQHYMYRCLVLGLRLRTALTGLVYKKILVMSNASRKEATTGEIVNLVSVDVQKLMDLIIYFNGTWLAPIRIIICFVFLWQLLGPSALTAIAVFLLLLPLNFVITKKRSQFQETQMKHKDERAKLTSAILSNIKVIKLYGWEKTFMEKVQEIRKQELQALKRSQILFSASLVSFHSSTFLVTFVMFAVYTLVDNTHVLDAEKAFVSLTLINILNTAHSFLPFSINAAVQARVSLNRLAAFLSLEELDPESSNKNTSACVQASITIRNGTFCWSKETSPCLRSIDLSVAQGSLLAVVGQVGAGKSSLLAALLGELQATDGCVTLKGTAAYVPQQAWVLNASVEDNILFGKKMDETWFSRVTEACALHPDLETFPAGQKSEIGEKGINLSGGQKQRVSLARAVYQKASVYLLDDPLAAVDAHVGQHIFEHVLGPNGLLKDKTRVLVTHTINILPQVDNIVFLVDGMISETGSYQELLEKNGAFAEFLHSHVTAEEKPCAGSPGNPAMGDTKGTVTTGNGPSQEKPLSGDSLKSAVRKETIPVSQDCTSAAATSGGLTKAERSQHSRVSAGVYAAYLQAAGPALCVYTILSFTCQQAMAFSRGYWLSLWAGDPVLNGTQQHTQLRVGVFAALGVVQALGRFACTAAVLLGGVLASHQLFLQLLSSVMRSPMLFFEQTPLGHLLNRFSRDMDAVDSVIPDKLKSVLGFFFNLLEIYLVIVVATPWAAVAIVPLTVLYAAFQHFYVTTSCQLRHMEAASRSPIYSHISETFQGSSVIRAHKDQQRFISKSNFLVDENQRICFPGAVADRWLATNLEFLGNGVVLFAALFAAMSRTQLSPGTAGFSISYALQITGVLNWMVRSWTEVENNIVSVERVREYLRTPKEAPGTLKSKLQGQVWPTEGRIEFRNYSLCYRPGLELALRGVTVSINGQEKIGITGRTGAGKSSLAVGLLRLVEAAEGAILIDGQDIAQLGLHDLRTKITVIPQDPVLFSGSLRMNLDPLNQYTDADIWTALELTQLKNFVADLPEQLEYECTDQGENLSTGQKQLVCLARALLRKAKILILDEATAAVDLDTDVQIQSMLRAQFRASTVLTIAHRVSSVLDCDRILVLENGRVAEFDTPEHLIAQKGLFYRLMEESGLA
- the ABCC6 gene encoding ATP-binding cassette sub-family C member 6 isoform X1, which codes for MGAGSALCGPRGGDWNQTWHANIPGLPWCFESPIIACIPCAYLWISFPFYYWYLRHRNKGYIRMSCIFKAKMVLGFILVILCFSDVFFVVWEKSQGIPRAPAFFISPAVLGITVVLALFLTQAERMMGIRTSGVLLIYWLLSFVAALVMLSSKIQHALEKGFLEDYFHHVTTYLYTGLVLGQLVLFCLVDHPPFFSKADNNPNQCPEASSSFLSKITYWWFSGLLWKGSQHALGVDDLWPVRKQDSSEEIVAWAEREWKKCHSRTQQKMESATFKKSQKTDTGIAEAEETEALLQSKPSQSGPLLRMFWSMFGTYFLLSTVCLVICDVFLFSTPRVLRLFLKFIEDQAAPSWLGYFYAFSMFLLGCLQTLFEQHYMYRCLVLGLRLRTALTGLVYKKILVMSNASRKEATTGEIVNLVSVDVQKLMDLIIYFNGTWLAPIRIIICFVFLWQLLGPSALTAIAVFLLLLPLNFVITKKRSQFQETQMKHKDERAKLTSAILSNIKVIKLYGWEKTFMEKVQEIRKQELQALKRSQILFSASLVSFHSSTFLVTFVMFAVYTLVDNTHVLDAEKAFVSLTLINILNTAHSFLPFSINAAVQARVSLNRLAAFLSLEELDPESSNKNTSACVQASITIRNGTFCWSKETSPCLRSIDLSVAQGSLLAVVGQVGAGKSSLLAALLGELQATDGCVTLKGTAAYVPQQAWVLNASVEDNILFGKKMDETWFSRVTEACALHPDLETFPAGQKSEIGEKGINLSGGQKQRVSLARAVYQKASVYLLDDPLAAVDAHVGQHIFEHVLGPNGLLKDKTRVLVTHTINILPQVDNIVFLVDGMISETGSYQELLEKNGAFAEFLHSHVTAEEKPCAGSPGNPAMGDTKGTVTTGNGPSQEKPLSGDSLKSAVRKETIPVSQDCTSAAATSGGLTKAERSQHSRVSAGVYAAYLQAAGPALCVYTILSFTCQQAMAFSRGYWLSLWAGDPVLNGTQQHTQLRVGVFAALGVVQALGRFACTAAVLLGGVLASHQLFLQLLSSVMRSPMLFFEQTPLGHLLNRFSRDMDAVDSVIPDKLKSVLGFFFNLLEIYLVIVVATPWAAVAIVPLTVLYAAFQHFYVTTSCQLRHMEAASRSPIYSHISETFQGSSVIRAHKDQQRFISKSNFLVDENQRICFPGAVADRWLATNLEFLGNGVVLFAALFAAMSRTQLSPGTAGFSISYALQITGVLNWMVRSWTEVENNIVSVERVREYLRTPKEAPGTLKSKLQGQVWPTEGRIEFRNYSLCYRPGLELALRGVTVSINGQEKIGITGRTGAGKSSLAVGLLRLVEAAEGAILIDGQDIAQLGLHDLRTKITVIPQDPVLFSGSLRMNLDPLNQYTDADIWTALELTQLKNFVADLPEQLEYECTDQGENLSTGQKQLVCLARALLRKAKILILDEATAAVDLDTDVQIQSMLRAQFRASTVLTIAHRVSSVLDCDRILVLENGRVAEFDTPEHLIAQKGLFYRLMEESGLA